The DNA segment CCTCCAGGCCGTCCGCGATGCGAGCCAGTCGCGACGGCGTGTCGAGGTCGGCGGGCGAGCGCAGGACGACGACGTCGACGAGCTTCGCAGAGCGGTCGGATGCGACGTCGACGACGCCGACGCCGCAGCGGGTCAGCCCGGGGTCGATGCCGAGGACCCGCACGGCCGCTACTCCGAGTCCGCCTCGAGCTCGGCCTGCACCTCGGCGGTGAGGTCGAAGTTGCTGTAGACGTTCTGCACGTCGTCGCTGTCCTCCAGCGCGTCGATGAGGCGGAACACCTTCTTCGCCGTGTCGGCGTCGATCTCGACCTTGAGGTTCGGCACGAACTCGATGTCGGCGGACTCGTAGTCGAGCCCGGCCTCCTGCAGCGCCTTCCGGACCTCGACGAGCGCCGAGGCGTCGGTGACGACCTCGAAGCCCTGCGCGTGCGGTTCGACCTCTTCGGCTCCGGCCTCGAGGGCGGCCATCATGACGTCGTCCTCGGTCGTGCCGTCGCCCGTGACGACGATGACGCCCTTGCGCGTGAAGTTGTAGGCGACCGAACCCGGGTCGGCGAGCGTGCCGCCGTTGCGGCTGAGACCGGTGCGCACCTCGGCGGCCGCGCGGTTCTTGTTGTCGGTGAGCACCTCGATCATGAGTGCGACGCCGTTCGGGCCGTACGCCTCGTAGGTGATGTTCTGGTACTCGACGGCCTCGCCGCCGATGCCCGCCCCGCGCTTGATCGCCCGGTCGATGTTGTCGTTCGGGACGGAGGTCTTCTTGGCCTTCTGCACGGCGTCGTACAGCGTGGGGTTGCCGTTCAGGTCGGCGCCGCCGAGCTTGGCCGCGACCTCGATGTTCTTGATGAGCTTGGCGAACGACTTCGCGCGCCGCGCGTCGATGACGGCCTTCTTGTGCTTGGTCGTCGCCCACTTGGAATGCCCGGACATGCTGCTCCCGAATCGGTTCACCTCGGCGGGTGCGCCCGCCGACACGACATTCTAGAACAGCCCCGCCGACGGGCCGGGGACCGGCGGGCCCGAGCGGATGCCGGGGCGCGCGGTTCACACGAGCGCCGGCATCCCCTCGGGGAACACCGCGTGCTGCCACGCGACGTACTTGCGACGCATGAGCAGCGCCCAGAGCAACCGGATCGGCGCGGGAAAGCTCCGCTTGAACCATGCGGCGCGTTCGGCCTCGGGCACCGCCTCGATCATGAGGCCGAGCTGGATCGGCATCTCCTCCTTGGGGAAGTCCTCGCGGCCGTGCTCGCCGAGCGCATCCCACTCGCGCTGGCTCATCACCTCGGCCGCGACCGGGACGATGTCCGACTCCTCGCGCCCGAGGTGCACGCCGAGCGTGTGCCCGATCTCGTCGAGTGCCGCGGCCAGGTTCGCCGCGGCATCCGTCGTCGCACCCTCGCGCCACTCGGCGGCCAGACCCGGCACCCGGTCGAGCATCGTCGCGATGCGGGCGTGCTGCTCGCGCATGAGTTCGACGGTGACCGCGCACGCGGGCCTGCGGGCCTCGATCGGGTCCCAGAGCAGGGCGTCCTCGCCCTCGTGGTGGACGTGCAGCCCGAGCGTGAGCAGTTCCACCGCCCCCGACACGGTCGCGGCGCGCTCGACGTCGCCGTCGTCGACGCCGCGGACGATCGTCGGGAACTCGCGGAACCCCCACCGGAAGATCCGATGGACGAGGTAGATGTCCGAGACGTCGCAGCCCGGGGTCTCTCCCTCGGGCAGCGCGCCCGACGTGCTCGGCAGTCGTGTGGTCATGACGCGAGGCAACCGCGCACGCGGCCACGCGGCATCCGTGCCAGCACTGAGGAATGCTCAGGCGATGCGGGCCCGGACCTTCCCGAGGAAGTACTCGTGGAACCGGTGGTCCCCGAGGATCTCCGGGTGGAAGCTCGTTCCGATGAGGCCGTCCTGCTCGACCGCGACGACGCGCCCGTCGGCCAGCGCCGCGAGCGGTCTCGCACGCGGACCCACGGACTCGACGACGGGGCCGCGGATGAAGGCCGCTCGCACCGGGGGCTCCCCCAGCACGGGAACGTCGAGGTCGACCTCGAACGACTGGTTCTGCGATCCGAACGCGTTGCGGCGCACGACGATGTCGAGGCCGCCGAAGGTCTGCTGCCCGTCGATCGCGTCGTGCAGCGTGTCGGCGAGCATGATCAGGCCCGCGCACGTCCCGTAGACGGGAAGCCCCTCCGCGATGCGGCGCCGCAGCGGGTCGGCGACGCCGAACGCGCGCGAGAGCTTGTCCATGACGGTCGACTCCCCGCCGGGGATCACGAGGCCGTCGATGGCGTCGACCTCCTCGGGTCGTCGCACGAGCACGATGCGCGCCCCGAGTCCGGCGAGCACGCGCGCGTGCTCACGGAAGTCGCCCTGCAGGGCGAGGACGCCGACGGTGGGCCCGGCAGCGTCGCTCGCCCCCAACGACTCGGTGCGGAGGGTCACCATCCGCGCTCGGCGAGGCGGTGCGGCGCGGGCAGGTCGCCGACGTTGATGCCGACCATGGCCTCGCCGAGCCCGCGCGAGACCTCGGCGACGACCTTCGGGTCGTCGTGGAAGGTGGTGGCCTTGACGATCGCGGCCGCGCGCTGCTCGGGGTTGCCCGACTTGAAGATGCCCGATCCGACGAAGACGCCGTCGGCTCCGAGCTGCATCATCATCGCGGCATCCGCCGGGGTGGCCACGCCGCCGGCCGTGAAGAGCACGACGGGGAGCTTGCCGGTCTCTGCGACCTCGAGCACGAGGTCGTAGGGCGCCTGGAGTTCCTTCGCGGCGACGTAGAGCTCGTCGCGCGTCATCGACTTCAGCTGGTTGATCTCGGAGGTGATCTTGCGGATGTGCTTTGTCGCCTCGGAGACGTCGCCCGTGCCGGCCTCGCCCTTGGAGCGGATCATCGCGGCACCCTCGTTGATGCGACGCAGCGCCTCGCCGAGGTCGGTCGCACCGCAGACGAAGGGCGTCGTGAAGCCCCACTTGTCGATGTGGTTGACGTAGTCGGCCGGCGAGAGCACCTCGGACTCGTCGATGTAGTCGACCTCGAGCGCCTGGAGCACCTGGGCCTCGACGAAGTGGCCGATGCGGGCCTTGGCCATGACCGGGATCGAGACCTCGGCGATGATCGCCTCGATCAGGTCGGGGTCGCTCATGCGCGCGACGCCGCCCTGGGCGCGGATGTCGGCGGGGACGCGCTCGAGCGCCATGACGGCGACCGCGCCGGCGTCCTCGGCGATGCGGGCCTGCTCGGGCGTGACGACGTCCATGATGACGCCGCCCTTCAGCATTTCGGCGAGGCCGCGCTTGACGCGGCTGGAACCGATCTCGGCAGAGCTCATCGGGTGTTCCCTTCAACGGATGACGCGGTCTCGCGCAGCACGGCAAGTCAAGACGTTTGCTTGACCTAGGCCAAAAGATAGCATGGTCCGGAACCTAGACTCGTCCCTGCGATGGAACATGACATGACCCTCCAGATCACCGGCCGATCGGCGTCCGACATCGCCGCAAGCGTGCGCGCGCTCATCGAGCGCGGCGCGCTCGGCCCCGGCGACCCGCTCCCCTCGGTGCGCGCGCTCGCCGACGACCTCGGCGTCAACCGCAACACGGCCGTCGCCGCCTACGGGCAACTCACCGCGGCGGGCATCGTCGTCACGAAGGGCCGGGGCGGCACCCACGTCGCCGACCGGGCCGCCGTCGCCCAGGAGGGGTTCGCCGCCGACAGCGTGCTCCGCGACGTCGCGACCGGGAACCCCGACCCCGACCGCATCCCGGACCCCGTCGCAGCGCTCGCCCGCATGGCCGGCCGGCCCGTGCTCTACGGCGAACCCGTGATCGACCCCGGACTCGAGCGGTGGGCCCGGGCGTGGATGTCCGAGGGACTCGCCCCCCGCGACATCCGCCTCACCATCACCAGCGGGGCCGGCGACGCCGTCGAACGGCTGCTCGCCCAGGCGCTCGTGCGCGACGACGCCGTCGCGCTCGAGGACCCGTGCTTCCTCACGAGCATCCACACGGTGCGCGTGGGCGGGTATCGGGCCGTCCCCGTCCCGGTCGACGACGAGGGCATGACCGTCGAGGGCCTCCGCACCGCGCTCGAACAGGGCGTGCGCGCAGTGGTGTGCACCCCGCGCGCGCAGAACCCGACCGGCGCGAGCCTGACCGAGCAGCGCGCGGCCGAGCTGCGCGAGGTGCTCCGCGCACACCCCTACGTGCTCGTCATCGAGGACGACCACTTCTCGATGCTCTCTCGCAGCCCGTTCCGCTCGATCATCGGCCCCGACCACCGGCGCTGGGCGCTCGTGCGTTCGGTGTCGAAGTTCCTCGGGCCCGACATGTGCCTGGCCGTCACCGCATCCGACCCCGACACGGCCGACCGGCTCGCGATGCGCCTCACGCCCGGCACGACCTGGGTGAGCCACCTCCTGCAGCGGCTCACGCTCGCGCTCGTGACCGACCCCGAGGTCGCGTCGCGCATCGAGGCCGCGGGCGCACACTACGCCGCCCGCAACGACGCGTTCGCCGCGCGCCTGACCGCGCTCGGCGTGCCGGCCGCAGCCGGCGACGGGCTCAACCTCTGGGTCGCGCTGCCCGTGCCCGCCCGCGACGTCTCGGAGCAGCTCATGCGACGCGGCTGGCTCGCCCGTGCCGGCGACGAGTTCGCGCTCGCCGACGCACCGGCCGCACGGCGACTGCGGCTCACCGTCCACGACCTCGCCGACGCCGACGCAGATCGGCTCGCGGCCGACATCGCGTCGGCCGTGCGCGCCGCGGGTGGACGGCTCGTCCCGGCCGGGAATGGCATGATCGACGGGTGAAGGTCCTCTCGATCCAGTCCGCCGTCGCGTACGGCCACGTCGGCAACTCCGCGGCCGTGTTCCCCCTCCAGCGCATCGGCGTCGAGGTCATGCCGGTGTACACGGTGAACTTCTCCAACCACACCGGGTACGGCGCGTGGCGCGGCCCGCTCATCGCGCCCGCCGACGTCGCCGAGGTGATCTCCGGCATCGAGGATCGCGGCGCGTTCCCGACGATCGACGTGATCCTCTCCGGCTACCAGGGCAGCGAGGGCATCGCCGACGTCATCCTCGACGCGGTCGCCCGAATCAAGGCCGCGAACCCCGCCGCGATCTACTCGTGCGACCCGGTCATGGGCAATGCGAAGAGCGGATGCTTCGTGGCGCCGGCCATCCCGGTCCTCCTCCGCGACCGCGTGGTCCCGGCCGCCGACCTCATCACGCCGAACCAGTTCGAGCTCGGCTACCTCACTGGCACCGAGCCGGCCTCGCTCGAGTCGACGCTCGAGTCGGTCGACCTCGCCCGCGCCTCCGGGCCGCGGACGGTACTCGTCACGAGCGTCGAGCGCCCCGACCGCGAGGAGGGCACGATCGAGATGCTCGCCGTCGACGACCGCGGCGCCTGGATCGTGCAGACTCCCCTGCTGCCGATGAAGGCGAACGGCTCAGGGGATGTCACGGCCGCCCTGTTCACGGCCCACTACCGCCGAACCGGCGACGCGGCCGGCGCGCTTGCGAAGACGGCGTCGAGCGTGTTCGACCTGCTGACGAACACCCACGAGTCGGGCGAACGCGAACTGCGGCTCGTCGAGTCGCAGGAGTCGTACGCGAACCCCGCGATGCAGTTCGAGGTCCGTCAGGTCCGCTGAGCGCGCCTCAGCGCGGCCAGGCCCCAGCGATCTCGTCCCGCACCTCGCCGAGCAGGCGCGGCAGCGCCTTCGTGCCGGCGATGATCGGGAAGAAGTTCGAGTCGAGCGCCCACCGCGGCACGATGTGCTGGTGCAGGTGCTCGGCGATGCCGGCACCGGCGATCCGGCCCTGGTTCATGCCGATGTTGAACCCGTCGCAGCGCGAGACCTGCTTGACGGTGCGCATCGCGATCTGCGTGAGCTCGCCGATCTCGGCGACCTCCTCTGCGCTCGCCTCGTCGTAGGTCGCGATGTGCCGGTACGGGCACACGAGCAGGTGACCGCTGTTGTACGGGTACAGGTTCAGCAGCACGTACGCGTGCTCGCCGCGAGCGACGATGAGCGACTGCTCGTCGTCGAGTTCGGGCGCACGACAGAACGGGCACGAGTGCTCGTCGGGCTGCTGCCCGTGCTGGATGTAGACCAGGCGGTGCGGGGTCCAGAGCCGCTGGAAGGCGTCCGGGACTCCGGCGAGGTCGGCCGCGGCATCCGTCTGCACGCCGTCGAACTCGTCGGGCTGGTACGCGGTCATGCGAAGAGGTCGTCCCGGGTGGTGATCTGGCGACGGTCGCCGATCGCCTCGAGGATCCGCTGCTCGGCATCGGCGATCGGCACGCCGTTCTCCTGCGTGCCGTCGCGGAAGCGGAAGCTCACGGTCTCGCCCGCGCGGTCGTTCTCACCCGCGATGAGCTGGATCGGCACCTTCTGCGTGGTGTGGGTGCGGATCTTCTTCTGCATGCGGTCGTCGCTCGTGTCGAGCTCGGTGCGAACCCCGGCACCGGAGAGCTGGGTGAGGATGCCGCCGAGGTAGGGCGCGTACTCGTCGGCGACGGGGATGCCGACGACCTGCACGGGCGCGAGCCACAGCGGGAACGCCCCGGCGTAGTGCTCGGTGAGCACGCCGAAGAACCGTTCGATCGACCCGAACTTCGCCGAGTGGATCATGACCGGCCGCTGGTGCGTGCCGTCGGCCGCCGTGTACTCGAGCCCGAACCCCTCGGGCTGGTTGAAGTCGTACTGGATGGTCGACATCTGCCAGGTGCGGCCGATCGCGTCGCGCGCCTGCACCGAGATCTTCGGGCCGTAGAACGCCGCCCCGCCCGGGTCCATCACGAGCTCGAGCCCGGAGGCCTCGGCGACCTCGCGCAGCACGTTCGTCGCGGCCTCCCACTGCTCGTCGGTGCCCTTGAACTTCTCGGAGTCGGCGTCACGCGTCGACAGCTCGAGGTAGTAGTCGTCGAGACCGAAGTCGCGCAGGAGTCCGAGCACGAAGTTCAGGAGGTGCTCGATCTCGGCGGGCGCCTGCTCGGGCGTGACGTAGCTGTGCGAGTCGTCCTGGGTCAGGCCCCGCACGCGGGTGAGGCCCTGCACCACACCGGACTTCTCGTAGCGGTACACGGTGCCGAACTCGAAGAACCGCAACGGCAGCTCGCGGTATGAACGCCCGCGGGAACGGTAGATGAGGTTCTGCATCGGGCAGTTCATCGCCTTGAGGTAGTACTCGCTGTTCTCGAGCTCCATCGGCGGGAACATGGTGTCCTTGTAGTACGGCAGGTGGCCGGACAGCTCGAAGACGTGCGCCTTCGTGATGTGCGGCGTGGAGACGTACTGGAAGCCCTCTTCGATGTGGCGCCGGCGGACGTAGTCCTCCATCTCGCGCTTGATCACACCGCCCTTGGGGTGGAACACCGGGAGGCCAGAGCCGATCTCGTCGGGGAAGCTGAACAGGTCGAGCTCGGCGCCGAGCTTGCGGTGGTCGCGGCGCTGCGCCTCCTCGAGGCGGTGCTGGTAGGCGCGAAGTTCGTCTTTGGTGGGCCACGCGGTGCCGTAGATGCGCTGCAGCTGCGGGTTCTTCTCGGAGCCGCGCCAGTACGCCGCGGCGACGCGCATGAGCGCCCAGCCGTTGCCGATCATGCGGGTGCTGGGCAGGTGCGGGCCGCGGCAGAGGTCCTTCCAGGCGACCTCGCCGGTCTTGGGGTCGACGTTGTCGTAGATCGTCAGTTCGCCGCCGCCGACCTCGACGTTCTCGTTGTCGTCGCCGGACGCCGCCGAGCCCTTGAGCCCGATGAGCTCGAGCTTGTACGGCTCGTCGGCCAGTTCGACGCGGGCCTCGTCGTCGCTCGTGACCCGGCGCACGAATCGCTGGCCCGAACGGATGATGCGGGCCATCTCCTTGTCGAGGACCTTGAGGTCTTCGGGGGTGAACGGTTCGGCCACGTCGAAGTCGTAGTAGAACCCGTCCGTCACGGGCGGGCCGATGCCGAGCCTGGCCTCGGGGTTGATCTTCTGCACGGCCTGGGCGAGCACGTGGGCAGTCGAGTGGCGCAGGATCGCAAGCCCGTCGGGCGAGTCGATCGTGACCGGCTCGACGACGTCGGTGCCCGTCACCGTCGTCGCGAGGTCTTTCAGCTCGCCGTTGACGCGCATCGCGACAACGGAACGATCGGTGAAGAGCTCGAAGCCGTCGGCCAAGTGGATCCACTCCCATGCAGTCTCAGGTGCAACCCCTCAACTGTAGTCGCGAGCGGATGCCGCGGCGCGCGCGGGAGTCCACGCCCTGGCCCGTGCGCACGGAGACGACGAAGGCCCCGGCTGCTGCCGGGGCCTTCGTGCTGGTGGGCGATACTGGGATCGAACCAGTGACCTCTTCCGTGTCAGGGAAGCGCGCTACCGCTGCGCCAATCGCCCGGGTTGTGAGTCGAGCCCTGGGGCTCTGCTCGAGGTGGATACGGGATTCGAACCCGTGTATACGGCTTTGCAGGCCGCTGCCTCGCCTCTCGGCCAATCCACCGTTGCTTGGGTTCACCACCAAAGACAAACCGGCTTGCGCCGGCTTGGTCTGAGCGGATGACGAGACTCGAACTCGCGACCCTCACCTTGGCAAGGTGATGCGCTACCAACTGCGCCACATCCGCGTTGCTCGCATTTCTGCGTGCAGGAAGACAATAACCGATCCGGTGAACGAATGACAAACCGAGCGGACCGCCCGCACCGTTCGGGCCGATCACGCTGGCAATCCGGGCATGCACGCCGGGCGTGTCGACGCCGGTCGATGTGCATTCGCCCTCCCGCGTGGGCTACTATCGATCCGCGGCCGTCACGCGGTCGCGAAACCCGCACGCGGGCGATTGGCGCAGCTGGTAGCGCGCTTCCTTCACACGGAAGAGGTCGTCGGTTCGAGCCCGGCATCGCCCACCATCACGAACGCCCCCGGAACGATCCCGGGGGCGTTCGTCGTTCCCGGGCGGCCGGCGCGCTGCGCCATCCCATCGCATCGGAATCCGCTTCCGGCATCCGAACCCGCCCGGAGCGGGATTCGAACGCCGGAAGCGGATTCCGAGCGACGAGCAGGCTCCAGATCGACGAGCGGATGCCGCTGGCGAACGGAGCGTCAGCCCCAGCCGTAGCGCTCGGCGAGGGCCTCGACGAGCCGACGGTACCGCGCGGCATCCAGGGTCGCCGCCTCGCGACGCATCCCGTCGGCGTGCACCTTGAAGACCCGGTCGATCTTCGCCCAGCTCGGCCTGCCCTGTCCGTCCCATGCGCCGGTGCCGAGCTCGACCGCGTCGCGGCCCTGCGGCCTGCTCGTGAGCTGCACGGCGAGGAAGCTCTCCCGCTCCCCCGCTGCGACGATCACGACGGGGCGGTCCTTGCCCCGCCCGTCGCGCTCCTCGTAGGGCACCCAGGTCCAGACGACCTCGCCCGGGTCCGGCTCGCCGTCTCGCTCGGGCGCGTACGAGAAGCGCACGGCGCGGATCCGCGAAGGCTCGAGCTCGACCGTCGCGGTCGGCCCCGATCGGCCCGGCGATTCCCCACCGGCGTCCGTGCGCGGCCCGGTCGCGGCATCCGCCGATGAAGTGGATGGGCGCCCCGTGCGGGTGGAGGCCTCCCGCCGACCGGGCCGCGCGAGCGAACGGATGGCACGCCCGAGGGCGGTGAGGAAGCGGCTGGCGTCAGGCACACCGGCACACTACCCTCACCGCCCTCGCGGTGATCGAAGCGGATCAGACGACCTCGAGCTTGTAGCCCTCCTCGCCGTGCACGACGGTGTCGATGCCCGCGAGCTCGTCCTCGTTCTTGACGCGGAAGCCGATGGTCTTCTCGATCGCGAGGCCCAGCACGAACGCGACCACGAAGGAGTACACGAGCACGCCGACCGCGGCGATGGTCTGGACCGCCAGCTGGCCGAGGTCGCCGCCGGTGAACAGGCCCGTGCCGATCGCGAAGAAGCCGAGGTACAGCGTGCCGATCAGGCCGCCGACGAGGTGGATGCCGACGACGTCGAGCGAGTCGTCGAAGCCGAGCTTGAACTTCAGCTCGATCGCGAGGGCGCAGACGGCGCCGGCGACCGCACCCAGCAGGAGCGCCCAGCCGGGCTCGAGGTTGGCGCACGCCGGGGTGATCGCGACCAGGCCCGCGACGGCGCCCGATGCCGCGCCGACCGACGTCGGCTTGCCGTCCTTGAACTTCTCCACGACGAGCCAGCCGAGGATCGCCGCAGCGGTCGCGCCGAGCGTGTTGAGGACGATGAGGCCCGCACCCTCGAGTCCGTTGAGGAACTCCGCGCCGGCGTTGAAGCCGAACCAGCCGAACCACAGCACCGCGGCGCCGAGCAGCGTGAGGGGCACGTTGTGGGGCTTGTCCATGCCCTTCTGGAACCCGACGCGCTTGCCGAGCACGAGCGCCAGGGCGAGGGCCGCCGCGCCGGCGTTGATGTGGACGGCGGTGCCGCCCGCGTAGTCGATGACGCCCGGAAGCCCGAGCGACTCACCGAGGCCCAGGATCCATCCTCCGCCCCAGACCCACGCCGCGACCGGGAAGTACACCAGCGTCGCCCAGACGCCGGCGAAGATCATCCACGCGCCGAACTTGGCGCGGTCGGCGATCGCGCCCGAGATCAGCGCGACCGTGATGATCGCGAACGTCGCGCCGAAGGCGACGCCGATCAGGTCGGTGTTCGCGGTCTCGCCGGTCGCGAGCGAACCGAGCGCGAAGTCCGAGAACGGGTTGCCTGCGAAGTCCCAGGTGCCGCCGACGGCGCTCATGTTGAAGCCGTACAGCACCCAGAGGACGCTGATCAGCCCCATCGCGCCGAAGCTCATCATCATCATGCTGACGACGCTCTTGGCCTTCACCAGACCGCCGTAGAAGAACGCCACGCCCGGCGTCATGAACAGCACGAGCGCGGTCGCCGTGATGGCCCACGCAATGCTTCCCGTATCCATAGTCTTTCCTCACACGTCGTGATCTGCAGGGGGCGTACCTGGATGGATCGGCGACGGGCGTCGGTCTCGGGGTACGCAGGATCAGACTGGTGCGGCCACGTTTCGACGACGGGGGCTGCCGCGTTTCCGGACGGTTACGGAAACGGCGTGCGTGTAACGAGCATGTTTCGGGGCGCCGAGACGAACCGGCGAATCCGCTTCGAGGGCGATGCACGCCGGCACGGGCCTCGGTCGCGGGCGCGGCCGCGCCGGGGCGGTGCGCTCAGTCGTGCGGCGGCAGCTCGCCGGTCGTGAGCGCGATCATTCGCGACATCGAGCGCTGGTACTTCTTGCGGTAGCCGCCCGAGAGCATGTCGCCGCCGAACACCCGGTCGAGCGGCACGCCGCCGGCGAGGATCGGCACCTCCGCGTCGTAGACCCGGTCGATGAAGGCGACCAGGCGCAGCGCGGCGTTCTGGTCGGTCAGTTCGCGCACGCCCGTGAGCGCGATGAACTCGATGCCGTCGATGAGCTTGATGTACTTCGACGGGTGCACGGTCGACAGGTGCGCCATGAGGGCGTCGAACGAGTCGATCGAGACGCGATGACCGCGCGATGCCAGAGCGGATGCCGCGTGCGCGACCGCCTCGTCGTCGGTGAGCGCCTCGGCGTGCCCCTCGGTGTCGCGGCGGCGGTAGTCGAGCCCGTCGATGCGCAGGGTCTCGAAGTTCGACGACAGCGCGTGGATCTCCCGGAGGAAGTCGGCCGCCGCGAACCGGCCCTCGCCGAGTGCGTTCGGCGGGGTGTTGCTCGTGGCGGCGACGCGCGTGCCGCCTGCCATGAGCTCGCCGA comes from the Agromyces marinus genome and includes:
- the pdxT gene encoding pyridoxal 5'-phosphate synthase glutaminase subunit PdxT; the encoded protein is MVTLRTESLGASDAAGPTVGVLALQGDFREHARVLAGLGARIVLVRRPEEVDAIDGLVIPGGESTVMDKLSRAFGVADPLRRRIAEGLPVYGTCAGLIMLADTLHDAIDGQQTFGGLDIVVRRNAFGSQNQSFEVDLDVPVLGEPPVRAAFIRGPVVESVGPRARPLAALADGRVVAVEQDGLIGTSFHPEILGDHRFHEYFLGKVRARIA
- a CDS encoding type II toxin-antitoxin system PemK/MazF family toxin → MPDASRFLTALGRAIRSLARPGRREASTRTGRPSTSSADAATGPRTDAGGESPGRSGPTATVELEPSRIRAVRFSYAPERDGEPDPGEVVWTWVPYEERDGRGKDRPVVIVAAGERESFLAVQLTSRPQGRDAVELGTGAWDGQGRPSWAKIDRVFKVHADGMRREAATLDAARYRRLVEALAERYGWG
- the zapE gene encoding cell division protein ZapE — encoded protein: MTSAAASALEHLVDRDPSITGAEIASELVPPPQFAAASFESYRPDPDFPSQQAALDRLKTFAGAWRAAQRPGGFFSRKRPARIELPGVYLDGGFGVGKTHLLASLWHVAHGPKYFGTFIEYTALVGALGYRPAVELLRGARLVCIDEFELDDPGDTMLMTRFLGELMAGGTRVAATSNTPPNALGEGRFAAADFLREIHALSSNFETLRIDGLDYRRRDTEGHAEALTDDEAVAHAASALASRGHRVSIDSFDALMAHLSTVHPSKYIKLIDGIEFIALTGVRELTDQNAALRLVAFIDRVYDAEVPILAGGVPLDRVFGGDMLSGGYRKKYQRSMSRMIALTTGELPPHD
- a CDS encoding ammonium transporter, with translation MDTGSIAWAITATALVLFMTPGVAFFYGGLVKAKSVVSMMMMSFGAMGLISVLWVLYGFNMSAVGGTWDFAGNPFSDFALGSLATGETANTDLIGVAFGATFAIITVALISGAIADRAKFGAWMIFAGVWATLVYFPVAAWVWGGGWILGLGESLGLPGVIDYAGGTAVHINAGAAALALALVLGKRVGFQKGMDKPHNVPLTLLGAAVLWFGWFGFNAGAEFLNGLEGAGLIVLNTLGATAAAILGWLVVEKFKDGKPTSVGAASGAVAGLVAITPACANLEPGWALLLGAVAGAVCALAIELKFKLGFDDSLDVVGIHLVGGLIGTLYLGFFAIGTGLFTGGDLGQLAVQTIAAVGVLVYSFVVAFVLGLAIEKTIGFRVKNEDELAGIDTVVHGEEGYKLEVV
- the pdxS gene encoding pyridoxal 5'-phosphate synthase lyase subunit PdxS produces the protein MSSAEIGSSRVKRGLAEMLKGGVIMDVVTPEQARIAEDAGAVAVMALERVPADIRAQGGVARMSDPDLIEAIIAEVSIPVMAKARIGHFVEAQVLQALEVDYIDESEVLSPADYVNHIDKWGFTTPFVCGATDLGEALRRINEGAAMIRSKGEAGTGDVSEATKHIRKITSEINQLKSMTRDELYVAAKELQAPYDLVLEVAETGKLPVVLFTAGGVATPADAAMMMQLGADGVFVGSGIFKSGNPEQRAAAIVKATTFHDDPKVVAEVSRGLGEAMVGINVGDLPAPHRLAERGW
- a CDS encoding aminotransferase class I/II-fold pyridoxal phosphate-dependent enzyme, with translation MTLQITGRSASDIAASVRALIERGALGPGDPLPSVRALADDLGVNRNTAVAAYGQLTAAGIVVTKGRGGTHVADRAAVAQEGFAADSVLRDVATGNPDPDRIPDPVAALARMAGRPVLYGEPVIDPGLERWARAWMSEGLAPRDIRLTITSGAGDAVERLLAQALVRDDAVALEDPCFLTSIHTVRVGGYRAVPVPVDDEGMTVEGLRTALEQGVRAVVCTPRAQNPTGASLTEQRAAELREVLRAHPYVLVIEDDHFSMLSRSPFRSIIGPDHRRWALVRSVSKFLGPDMCLAVTASDPDTADRLAMRLTPGTTWVSHLLQRLTLALVTDPEVASRIEAAGAHYAARNDAFAARLTALGVPAAAGDGLNLWVALPVPARDVSEQLMRRGWLARAGDEFALADAPAARRLRLTVHDLADADADRLAADIASAVRAAGGRLVPAGNGMIDG
- a CDS encoding hemerythrin domain-containing protein, translated to MTTRLPSTSGALPEGETPGCDVSDIYLVHRIFRWGFREFPTIVRGVDDGDVERAATVSGAVELLTLGLHVHHEGEDALLWDPIEARRPACAVTVELMREQHARIATMLDRVPGLAAEWREGATTDAAANLAAALDEIGHTLGVHLGREESDIVPVAAEVMSQREWDALGEHGREDFPKEEMPIQLGLMIEAVPEAERAAWFKRSFPAPIRLLWALLMRRKYVAWQHAVFPEGMPALV
- the thrS gene encoding threonine--tRNA ligase; translation: MRVNGELKDLATTVTGTDVVEPVTIDSPDGLAILRHSTAHVLAQAVQKINPEARLGIGPPVTDGFYYDFDVAEPFTPEDLKVLDKEMARIIRSGQRFVRRVTSDDEARVELADEPYKLELIGLKGSAASGDDNENVEVGGGELTIYDNVDPKTGEVAWKDLCRGPHLPSTRMIGNGWALMRVAAAYWRGSEKNPQLQRIYGTAWPTKDELRAYQHRLEEAQRRDHRKLGAELDLFSFPDEIGSGLPVFHPKGGVIKREMEDYVRRRHIEEGFQYVSTPHITKAHVFELSGHLPYYKDTMFPPMELENSEYYLKAMNCPMQNLIYRSRGRSYRELPLRFFEFGTVYRYEKSGVVQGLTRVRGLTQDDSHSYVTPEQAPAEIEHLLNFVLGLLRDFGLDDYYLELSTRDADSEKFKGTDEQWEAATNVLREVAEASGLELVMDPGGAAFYGPKISVQARDAIGRTWQMSTIQYDFNQPEGFGLEYTAADGTHQRPVMIHSAKFGSIERFFGVLTEHYAGAFPLWLAPVQVVGIPVADEYAPYLGGILTQLSGAGVRTELDTSDDRMQKKIRTHTTQKVPIQLIAGENDRAGETVSFRFRDGTQENGVPIADAEQRILEAIGDRRQITTRDDLFA
- a CDS encoding YebC/PmpR family DNA-binding transcriptional regulator, with protein sequence MSGHSKWATTKHKKAVIDARRAKSFAKLIKNIEVAAKLGGADLNGNPTLYDAVQKAKKTSVPNDNIDRAIKRGAGIGGEAVEYQNITYEAYGPNGVALMIEVLTDNKNRAAAEVRTGLSRNGGTLADPGSVAYNFTRKGVIVVTGDGTTEDDVMMAALEAGAEEVEPHAQGFEVVTDASALVEVRKALQEAGLDYESADIEFVPNLKVEIDADTAKKVFRLIDALEDSDDVQNVYSNFDLTAEVQAELEADSE
- a CDS encoding HIT family protein → MTAYQPDEFDGVQTDAAADLAGVPDAFQRLWTPHRLVYIQHGQQPDEHSCPFCRAPELDDEQSLIVARGEHAYVLLNLYPYNSGHLLVCPYRHIATYDEASAEEVAEIGELTQIAMRTVKQVSRCDGFNIGMNQGRIAGAGIAEHLHQHIVPRWALDSNFFPIIAGTKALPRLLGEVRDEIAGAWPR
- the pdxY gene encoding pyridoxal kinase PdxY, coding for MKVLSIQSAVAYGHVGNSAAVFPLQRIGVEVMPVYTVNFSNHTGYGAWRGPLIAPADVAEVISGIEDRGAFPTIDVILSGYQGSEGIADVILDAVARIKAANPAAIYSCDPVMGNAKSGCFVAPAIPVLLRDRVVPAADLITPNQFELGYLTGTEPASLESTLESVDLARASGPRTVLVTSVERPDREEGTIEMLAVDDRGAWIVQTPLLPMKANGSGDVTAALFTAHYRRTGDAAGALAKTASSVFDLLTNTHESGERELRLVESQESYANPAMQFEVRQVR